In Deinococcus sp. JMULE3, the genomic window TGGCAAGCAGAACGACCGGGTCATTCCGCTGACCGACACGCACCTCACAGAGCTTCAATCCACGGCCCACCCGAAGGCAGGCCGAATCCAGCCCCTCACGCAGCCGGAACGTGTACTCGCCGGTTTCAATCCACGGCCCACCCGAAGGCAGGCCGAATCACTCGCCACGCCCGACCCTGAATTCCGCGTTCAGCCGTTTCAATCCACGGCCCACCCGAAGGCAGGCCGAATCGCATCAACGAACCCCACACCACCCACTACATCGAGTTTCATTCCACGGCCCACCCGAAGGCAGGCCGAATCCAGCCCCTCACGCAGCCGGAACGTGTACTCGCCGGTTTCAATCCACGGCCCACCCGAAGGCAGGCCGAATCACTCGCCACGCCCGACCCTGAATTCCGCGTTCAGCCGTTTCAATCCACGGCCCACCCGAAGGCAGGCCGAATCGCATCAACGAACCCCACACCACCCACTACATCGAGTTTCATTCCACGGCCCACCCGAAGGCAGGCCGAATCGTGAATGTCTGGCGGTGGCGCCCCTCCCCGTCGTGTTTCAATCCACGGCCCACCCGAAGGCAGGCCGAATCTACGACGTGTCCGCCTTCGTGGCGGGCGCGTACTGGTTTCAATCCACGGCCCACCCGAAGGCAGGCCGAATCTACTCATCCAGGGCGCGGCGTGCTGCTTTGTTCGGTTTCAATCCACGGCCCACCCGAAGGCAGGCCGAATCCTCACCTGCTTGAGTGGCGATGCGCCCATGCGCTCGTTTCAATCCACGGCCCACCCGAAGGCAGGCCGAATCGTTGATGAACTGGACGCGATTCACCTCACCCTCATTGTTTCAATCCACGGCCCACCCGAAGGCAGGCCGAATCCCCATGGAAGAGATCGTGAAGCGGCGCGACAGCGGTTTCAATCCACGGCCCACCCGAAGGCAGGCCGAATCAAGGCCGCGCGGGAAGCCGCGATGATCCGCATGCTGTTTCAATCCACGGCCCACCCGAAGGCAGGCCGAATCGCCTGCGCTGGCGCGTCGAGCACTGGACAGGTCGGTTTCAATCCACGGCCCACCCGAAGGCAGGCCGAATCGAGATCGTGCAGCGCGTCGGTGCGAGCATCAACCGTTTCAATCCACGGCCCACCCGAAGGCAGGCCGAATCATCACGGGCCGGGCAACCTGCGCCTGATGCTGGCGGGTTTCAATCCACGGCCCACCCGAAGGCAGGCCGAATCCGCCCGGCACCCGCTGCACGAGCGTCCCAGCCGTGTTTCAATCCACGGCCCACCCGAAGGCAGGCCGAATCCGGGGAGGTCGTCGGCGCGCGTCTGCAGGTGCCGGTTTCAATCCACGGCCCACCCGAAGGCAGGCCGAATCCGGGTGCCATGCAGGTACATCACATGGTCATGCAGTTTCAATCCACGGCCCACCCGAAGGCAGGCCGAATCCCGTGTCCAAGCACGTGGTCGACAGCGCTGTCCGGTTTCAATCCACGGCCCACCCGAAGGCAGGCCGAATCAGGTCACAATCTATAACATTCAGGAATTAAATGTTTCAATCCACGGCCCACCCGAAGGCAGGCCGAATCCGAGTGCGACGGAAAAACTCATGTGGTGCTGCAGATGTTTCAATCCACGGCCCACCCGAAGGCAGGCCGAATCCCCGTAGACGCCGCAGCAACCTGCCCCGCGACGTGTTTCAATCCACGGCCCACCCGAAGGCAGGCCGAATCTAGCTGGTGACAATGTCCGGCAGGTGCGGGCGGTGTTTCAATCCACGGCCCACCCGAAGGCAGGCCGAATCACGCCGTACTTGCTGCCATCCTCCGCGATCTGCCGTTTCAATCCACGGCCCACCCGAAGGCAGGCCGAATCCTGCCGACGTGGGCGTCCTCCATGTCCTTCCAGGTGTTTCAATCCACGGCCCACCCGAAGGCAGGCCGAATCCATCATCGCGGCAGGGTACGGCATCGAACGCCGCTGTTTCAATCCACGGCCCACCCGAAGGCAGGCCGAATCCCCGTAGACGCCGCAGCAACCTGCCCCGCGACGTGTTTCAATCCACGGCCCACCCGAAGGCAGGCCGAATCTAGCTGGTGACAATGTCCGGCAGGTGCGGGCGGTGTTTCAATCCACGGCCCACCCGAAGGCAGGCCGAATCACGCCGTACTTGCTGCCATCCTCCGCGATCTGCCGTTTCAATCCACGGCCCACCCGAAGGCAGGCCGAATCCTGCCGACGTGGGCGTCCTCCATGTCCTTCCAGGTGTTTCAATCCACGGCCCACCCGAAGGCAGGCCGAATCCATCATCGCGGCAGGGTACGGCATCGAACGCCGCTGTTTCAATCCACGGCCCACCCGAAGGCAGGCCGAATCGCGTGACGCTCGGCATCAACGGCGGGGTCAACGGCCTGTTTCAATCCACGGCCCACCCGAAGGCAGGCCGAATCCCCCCAGCTGCGCGAAAATCTCTTGCAGCTCAGTCAGTTTCAATCCACGGCCCACCCGAAGGCAGGCCGAATCCGGCGAGGGCCTGCGCGGCGCTGCGCTCGTCCGTTTCAATCCACGGCCCACCCGAAGGCAGGCCGAATCCCGCCACGATGCGGTACACGCCCGGCGTGGTCGGTTTCAATCCACGGCCCACCCGAAGGCAGGCCGAATCGGGGCGTCCCCCGTCCACGCGCAGTGTCCGGAGGTTTCAATCCACGGCCCACCCGAAGGCAGGCCGAATCTCCGCCTCGACGTTGCTCGGGCCTATCGCTCCTGGTTTCAATCCACGGCCCACCCGAAGGCAGGCCGAATCGCGTCTCGGCCTGCGCACGCAGCTCGGCGATCAGTTTCAATCCACGGCCCACCCGAAGGCAGGCCGAATCGCTCTGGCCCCACGCGGTGGGCGCGACGGTCAGGAGTTTCAATCCACGGCCCACCCGAAGGCAGGCCGAATCCCGACCTCACCCGCCGCAACCTCACCCCGGAGCAGCGCGAGGGTTTCAATCCACGGCCCACCCGAAGGCAGGCCGAATCCGGGGACCACGTCGTCACCGACGCCCTCAAGAGCGGTTTCAATCCACGGCCCACCCGAAGGCAGGCCGAATCCGGCATGGTGCTCGCCCGCGCGCCCGTGCCACTGCGTTTCAATCCACGGCCCACCCGAAGGCAGGCCGAATCTCACGTCCCGCAGAGCGTCCACGCGACGGGCGCGCAGTTTCAATCCACGGCCCACCCGAAGGCAGGCCGAATCCCCGCCATACACCACGTACCACTGCGTACTGTCCGTGTTTCAATCCACGGCCCACCCGAAGGCAGGCCGAATCGCGGCGGGTAGCGCGGCGGTCGCTAACCTCGGCCTGTTTCAATCCACGGCCCACCCGAAGGCAGGCCGAATCTGACTGCACAGCGAACCTCAGATCATGTACCCTGGTTTCAATCCACGGCCCACCCGAAGGCAGGCCGAATCGGCGAGTGTACAACCTTTAGCGAACCATGCCGCAGTTTCAATCCACGGCCCACCCGAAGGCAGGCCGAATCCCGCAGGGCGCAACAGGTCCGGAGCCGGGGCTGATGGGTTTCAATCCACGGCCCACCCGAAGGCAGGCCGAATCCCCGCGCGATGTTCTCACTCCCGCTCGTACTCAGGTTTCAATCCACGGCCCACCCGAAGGCAGGCCGAATCCTGGGCATCCAGCCAGTTCAGCAGGGTGGGCAGGTGTTTCAATCCACGGCCCACCCGAAGGCAGGCCGAATCCCGGATGATCAGGCGCCCGTGCGTGCCGACGTTCAGTTTCAATCCACGGCCCACCCGAAGGCAGGCCGAATCCTGCCTGCGTCCCACGTCGCGCTGAGTTGCGCCGGTTTCAATCCACGGCCCACCCGAAGGCAGGCCGAATCTCCCACTCCTTCAGACCGCTGTTCAGTTCCGCGATGTTTCAATCCACGGCCCACCCGAAGGCAGGCCGAATCCAAGGCATCCTGAACCGCAAGCGACCCCAGCCAGCGTTTCAATCCACGGCCCACCCGAAGGCAGGCCGAATCCCGCCACGTCAGCCGCAAACGCGCTGTCAGCGAGTTTCAATCCACGGCCCACCCGAAGGCAGGCCGAATCCAGGCCGTTCCCGTCGGTGAATTCGTGCTGGGCACTGGTTTCAATCCACGGCCCACCCGAAGGCAGGCCGAATCATGCTGCATCCAGATCAGAAGGCGAGGCCGCTGCTGTTTCAATCCACGGCCCACCCGAAGGCAGGCCGAATCAGGTTGTCGTCGGAGTGCGTCCCAGACGGTGTCCCCACTCCAGTTTGCGCGAACCTCGACCGGAAGTCCACGGCGTACTCCCATTTCTTTCGGACAGATTTTCATGAATCGCGTCCTGCACGGACTTTTTCCTCTGCGCGAACCCCCAGGGGTTTTCGTGTGTGCGAGGGGTTCGCGCTTACAGGATCAGGGGGTCGTGGAAGTTCACGTACCGGTCCCGGCCATATGCTTCGACGAAGCTGTCGCGAGGTTGCCGCAGGCGGTAGATGCGGATGCTGTCCTCCGTCGGGTCCAGGATGTCCAGTAGTTTCTGCCGGAGGGTCAGCAGTTGCGTGTCGCTCACGCTCACTTCGAACACGCTGTTCTGCACGCGTTGTCCGTGCGCGACGCAGACTTTCGCCACGCGGCGCAGTCGTCGCCGACCGCCTTCGGTGGTCGTGGCGACGTCGTAGCAGACGAGCAGGTCAATCATCGGTGCAGGTACGGCGGGTAGTGGGCGCGGTCCCCACGCAGGTGCTGCGCCAGCAGGCGGGCCTGTACGTGCGGGATCAGGCCCAGCGGGGTCTTGCGGGCGGTCAGCGGGTGCGTGACTTCCTCCTTCCGGCGGTCCGTGAGGTGCGCGAGGATCGTGCGCCGGGCGTCTTCGGTGATGGTCACGGCCCCCCCTTCGTGCTGCTGGAAGTCGCGGGGCGTGAGCTGCTGGCGGTTGATGAGGGTCAGGATGGCGCGGTCGGCGGTAGCGGGTCGCAGTTCCTCCATCAGGTCCAGTGCGAGGCTGGCCCGTCCGGGGCGCAGGGCGTGCAGGAATCCCACCTGCGGATCGAGGCCGACGCTCTGGGCGGCGCTGGCGCAGTCGTTGGCGAGGACGGTGTACACGAAGTTTAGAAGGGAGTTGATGGGGTCGCGGGCGGGGCGGCGGGTGCGTTCCGTCAACCAGAAGAAGTCCCGGTTCGCTCGCAGCATCAGCGGAAAGACTTCCCAGTACGTGCGGGCAGCGGCTCCCTCGACACCTCGGACCTCGTCGACGGTGCCGGTCAGGGGGAGCGCGCCGATCTGGGCGTTGATGTCCCTGGCGGCCTGCCGGAGCAGGTCCGGGTCGTTGTCCTGCGCTTCGCGGGCAGCGCGCATCAGGGTGGTCTTCTGGTTCTGCAGTTTCCCGGCAGCTACGAAGCGCGCCACGGCCAGCGTGCGGGCGGGGTCGCACGCGGCGGCGTGCTGCGCGGTCCGCAGCAGGACGTTCCCGCTGACGGGCGTTTCGGTGCGGGCCATGAACCGCCCGAATTCCGTGAGCCACGTGACGGGCTTGTGGTCGCGGGCCAGGCGGTGAATCAGGTACGGGGAGAGCAGCACGTTCCCGAACACGACGATTCCCTCGACGTGATGCAGGGGAATCATCGCTTTGCGCTGGCGGTCCACGTCCACGCGGATGTTGTCGGTGTCGAGGTGCAGGTAGCTGCCCTGCGTCTGCACGTACAGGGTGTTCAGGAGTTGCCTCACCGGTCCTCCAGGGTGGTGCTGAACGGGTCGTAGCCGGGCGGGAAGGCGCGGGGTGCGAAGGGTTCACACTCGTCGAACAGGCTGCACAGGCGGCAGCGGTCATCGGCGGCAGGTGGGGGTAACATGCGATCACGCAGCAGG contains:
- the cas2 gene encoding CRISPR-associated endonuclease Cas2 — its product is MIDLLVCYDVATTTEGGRRRLRRVAKVCVAHGQRVQNSVFEVSVSDTQLLTLRQKLLDILDPTEDSIRIYRLRQPRDSFVEAYGRDRYVNFHDPLIL
- the cas1c gene encoding type I-C CRISPR-associated endonuclease Cas1c, whose protein sequence is MRQLLNTLYVQTQGSYLHLDTDNIRVDVDRQRKAMIPLHHVEGIVVFGNVLLSPYLIHRLARDHKPVTWLTEFGRFMARTETPVSGNVLLRTAQHAAACDPARTLAVARFVAAGKLQNQKTTLMRAAREAQDNDPDLLRQAARDINAQIGALPLTGTVDEVRGVEGAAARTYWEVFPLMLRANRDFFWLTERTRRPARDPINSLLNFVYTVLANDCASAAQSVGLDPQVGFLHALRPGRASLALDLMEELRPATADRAILTLINRQQLTPRDFQQHEGGAVTITEDARRTILAHLTDRRKEEVTHPLTARKTPLGLIPHVQARLLAQHLRGDRAHYPPYLHR